A single genomic interval of Rosistilla ulvae harbors:
- a CDS encoding lysophospholipid acyltransferase family protein — MSETPTNQPVPEISPFLLRGFRRYSRRMIRKQFHAVALLREGLAQARGIAADQPLIVYGNHPGWWDPLAAHLVCETCFPDRDFFAPIDAAALQRYQILARLGFYPLEMGTATGAANFLRCSRAILDRPATSLWLTPEGRFCDPRDRSAELMPGLAHLCSRLERCAIVPLAIEYPFWEERLPEMLLALGDPIDVAAHRDLKKSDWGSMLAERLRGTQDQLARVAIARDTEALEISLRGGRGSGAVYDLARRVRSLFSGTRYQASHGGKLQ, encoded by the coding sequence ATGAGCGAGACGCCCACAAACCAACCGGTTCCCGAGATCAGCCCATTCCTGTTGCGCGGCTTTCGTCGCTACAGCCGGCGGATGATTCGTAAGCAGTTCCACGCGGTGGCGCTGCTGCGCGAGGGACTGGCCCAAGCTCGTGGCATCGCGGCCGATCAACCGTTGATCGTTTACGGGAACCATCCCGGATGGTGGGATCCGTTGGCCGCACACCTTGTCTGCGAGACCTGCTTTCCCGATCGCGACTTCTTCGCTCCCATCGATGCGGCGGCGCTGCAGCGTTACCAGATCCTCGCTCGCTTGGGCTTTTACCCGTTAGAAATGGGGACCGCCACGGGAGCCGCAAACTTTCTTCGCTGCAGTCGTGCGATCTTGGATCGCCCCGCCACTTCGCTCTGGTTGACACCCGAAGGCCGCTTCTGCGACCCGCGCGATCGCTCTGCCGAACTGATGCCAGGCCTGGCTCATCTGTGCAGCCGACTCGAACGCTGCGCGATCGTCCCGTTGGCGATCGAGTACCCGTTTTGGGAAGAACGACTTCCCGAAATGCTGTTGGCTCTCGGCGACCCGATCGACGTCGCCGCACACCGCGACTTGAAGAAGTCGGACTGGGGCAGCATGTTGGCCGAGCGGTTGCGAGGGACGCAAGATCAGCTCGCCCGCGTGGCGATCGCTCGCGATACCGAAGCCCTGGAGATCTCGCTTCGCGGCGGCCGTGGCAGCGGAGCGGTCTACGACCTGGCGCGGCGAGTCCGCTCGCTATTCAGCGGCACGCGGTACCAAGCTTCTCATGGCGGAAAACTGCAGTGA
- a CDS encoding DUF4465 domain-containing protein translates to MKIQLLALMISLAAAAPSLADMVIDFNELSGYTDATADGSYLNGYGFGAATGSWSSGGATFGTNQWGPGWSYSNVNNTTTAGYTNQFAAYPGTDVSGNGNYVIGTGFSPNAAYFNLSANLQAKSIAVANSTYAGISMRDGDGEGGFGKNFGGDTGSDPDWFRVTFTGFEQADVGGTSTGSVEFYLSDFRFADDALDYIVEDWQTVDLTGLGDARSIGITLDGSDVGPYGLNTPAYVAIDNLAVTAAVPEPSSMAMLSVALVAGGIAKRRRNKRQQKIQTS, encoded by the coding sequence ATGAAAATTCAACTGCTTGCTTTGATGATCTCGCTCGCCGCGGCGGCACCTTCGCTTGCCGACATGGTGATCGATTTTAATGAACTGTCGGGATACACCGACGCCACCGCCGACGGTAGCTATTTGAACGGCTACGGTTTTGGAGCCGCTACCGGCAGCTGGTCTTCCGGCGGCGCTACCTTCGGGACAAACCAATGGGGACCGGGGTGGAGTTATTCCAACGTCAACAACACAACCACCGCGGGCTACACCAATCAGTTTGCGGCTTATCCGGGGACCGATGTCAGTGGAAATGGCAACTATGTGATCGGAACCGGCTTTTCCCCAAACGCCGCTTACTTCAACCTGTCGGCTAATCTGCAAGCGAAATCGATCGCCGTTGCCAATTCGACCTATGCCGGAATCTCGATGCGTGATGGCGACGGTGAAGGCGGTTTTGGCAAGAATTTTGGCGGAGATACCGGAAGCGATCCCGATTGGTTCCGCGTCACCTTCACCGGCTTTGAACAAGCCGATGTCGGTGGGACGAGTACCGGAAGCGTCGAGTTCTACTTGAGTGATTTCCGATTTGCCGACGACGCGTTGGACTACATCGTCGAGGACTGGCAGACCGTCGATCTGACGGGACTGGGCGACGCGCGTTCGATTGGGATCACGTTGGACGGCAGCGACGTCGGTCCTTACGGACTCAACACGCCCGCTTACGTCGCGATCGACAATCTTGCCGTGACCGCAGCGGTTCCCGAGCCGAGCAGCATGGCGATGCTGTCGGTTGCACTCGTCGCCGGCGGAATCGCCAAGCGACGTCGCAACAAACGCCAGCAGAAAATTCAAACCAGCTGA
- a CDS encoding UbiA family prenyltransferase: protein MTVGRLSSRPYYRKRTQDMLEIIKIARPGFWPTHVWFYLLPFAGRDMLGSIPFWLGCFYVSFPLGLLLYGWNDLGDYVSDLCNPRKDSWLFGGRPDASMRQRLPWIIAAVQVPFVIAFVIIGGSWMLLWFAAVLMTNATYNTFGFKRLPVLDLLNQIGYLLIFLLGSWLCGVPQLNAATMVFSALFAMQSHLFGQLMDIEEDRIAQRHNTAITIGAVPSKWLLVGIMLIEVAISWTYFHSPIVAGFMFAGALFFSLDAIAGPKQYPPLFTKFFFIAWNLIVIATMHFVWRYGVFLVD from the coding sequence ATGACGGTTGGTAGATTGTCGTCGAGACCGTATTACCGCAAGCGAACCCAAGACATGTTGGAAATCATCAAAATCGCGCGACCCGGATTTTGGCCGACACATGTCTGGTTCTATCTGCTCCCCTTTGCGGGGCGCGACATGCTCGGATCGATTCCGTTTTGGCTTGGCTGCTTTTACGTCAGCTTTCCGCTGGGGTTGCTGTTGTATGGTTGGAACGACCTGGGCGACTACGTCAGCGATCTCTGCAATCCGCGAAAGGACAGCTGGCTGTTTGGCGGGCGTCCCGACGCGTCGATGCGGCAGCGGCTGCCATGGATCATCGCCGCGGTGCAGGTTCCCTTTGTGATCGCGTTTGTCATCATCGGCGGCTCGTGGATGCTGCTCTGGTTCGCCGCGGTGCTAATGACCAACGCAACCTACAACACGTTCGGTTTCAAACGCCTGCCGGTCTTGGATCTGTTGAATCAGATCGGTTACCTATTGATCTTTCTGTTGGGCAGTTGGCTGTGCGGCGTCCCTCAGTTGAATGCCGCCACAATGGTCTTCAGCGCATTGTTTGCGATGCAGAGTCATCTGTTTGGGCAGTTAATGGATATCGAAGAGGACCGCATCGCCCAGCGTCACAACACAGCAATCACAATCGGAGCGGTCCCGTCGAAGTGGTTGTTAGTCGGGATCATGCTGATCGAGGTAGCGATCTCGTGGACCTACTTCCATTCGCCGATCGTCGCTGGATTCATGTTCGCCGGCGCGCTCTTCTTCAGCCTCGATGCGATCGCCGGCCCCAAGCAATACCCGCCCCTATTCACCAAGTTCTTTTTCATCGCCTGGAACCTAATCGTGATCGCCACCATGCACTTCGTCTGGCGCTACGGCGTCTTCCTAGTCGATTGA
- a CDS encoding S9 family peptidase, with translation MTSRFAHLGLLAALCLHVAVASAKSPDAAKPTLLSVDQIYGSSEFSARSFSGVWLPEGHRYTKWLPTSDGSSEKGIVAIDASDKQRDVLVPAGSLIPAGQTKPLAVASFSFSADQSRVLIFTNTKRVWRRHTRGDYWVLDRSARTLKKLGGDRPESTLMFAKFSPDGQSVAWVHERNIYIEDLLSGEIRPLTETASDKIINGTADWVNEEELGIRDGFRWSPDGSRIAYWQFDTTGVPTMTMINNTRQMYPETITFPYPKTGQQNSACRVGVVDVKTTETKWIELGDPREHYIARIMWAPRRERPGDSEPVDRMAPPAADTASPDDLILQEFSRLQNENRVIVWNVDSNRMRTVLTETDAAWVDVHDEMFWLDDDTRFTWISERDGWRRVYLGSRDGQTLTPITPEGIDAIELLGIDETQGLAYVIASPENATQRYLYTASLTGNQWQRLTPDDQPGTHSYQLSADRQFAFHTYSTINTPPQTDLISLPDHKRIEMLEANDALRKKLAKRKLPKAELFRVPIGDGVELDAWCINPPNHKPRKKYPLLLYVYGEPAGTTVRDRWGGSSFLWHQMLAQQGYVVISIDNRGTPQPRGRDWRKSIYRKIGINAPEDQAAAVRQILKERKDIDPDRVGIWGWSGGGSMSLCAIFKFPDLYKTAIAIAPVPNHRYYDTIYQERYMGLPSDNVDGYQEGSPITHAQKLEGNLLLIHGTGDDNCHYATSEMLINELIRHNKPFDMWAYPNRSHSISEGKNTTRHLRALMTRYLNDKLPAGGR, from the coding sequence ATGACTTCACGTTTTGCCCACCTAGGACTGCTTGCTGCTCTTTGTCTCCACGTCGCAGTGGCATCGGCCAAGTCGCCCGACGCAGCCAAGCCGACTTTGCTGAGCGTCGACCAGATCTATGGTTCGAGCGAGTTTTCAGCTCGTTCGTTTTCAGGCGTCTGGCTTCCCGAAGGGCATCGCTACACCAAGTGGCTGCCGACATCTGACGGTTCGTCCGAAAAGGGGATCGTCGCGATCGATGCCAGCGACAAGCAGCGCGATGTCTTGGTCCCTGCCGGAAGCCTGATTCCCGCCGGACAGACGAAGCCGTTGGCCGTCGCTTCGTTCTCTTTTTCCGCAGACCAATCGCGCGTGCTGATCTTCACCAACACCAAGCGCGTCTGGCGACGCCACACTCGCGGCGACTATTGGGTGTTGGACCGATCGGCTCGAACGTTGAAGAAGCTAGGCGGCGACCGCCCCGAATCGACGCTGATGTTTGCCAAATTCTCTCCCGACGGTCAGAGTGTCGCTTGGGTGCACGAGCGAAATATCTACATCGAAGATCTGCTGTCGGGCGAGATCCGCCCGCTGACGGAGACAGCGTCGGACAAGATCATCAACGGGACAGCCGACTGGGTCAACGAAGAGGAGCTGGGGATTCGCGACGGGTTTCGTTGGAGCCCCGATGGATCGCGGATCGCGTATTGGCAATTTGATACCACCGGCGTGCCGACGATGACGATGATCAACAACACGCGGCAGATGTATCCTGAAACGATCACCTTCCCCTATCCGAAAACAGGCCAACAGAACTCCGCTTGCCGGGTCGGCGTTGTGGATGTCAAAACCACCGAAACGAAGTGGATCGAATTGGGAGATCCGCGCGAGCACTATATCGCTCGGATCATGTGGGCGCCGCGTCGCGAACGTCCCGGCGATTCGGAACCGGTCGACCGCATGGCACCTCCCGCTGCCGACACCGCATCGCCCGACGATCTGATATTGCAAGAATTTAGCCGGCTGCAAAACGAAAACCGAGTGATCGTTTGGAATGTGGATTCGAATCGCATGCGAACGGTACTTACCGAAACCGACGCCGCGTGGGTCGATGTGCACGACGAGATGTTCTGGCTCGACGACGACACGCGTTTCACTTGGATCAGTGAACGGGACGGCTGGCGCCGCGTCTACCTGGGCTCTCGCGACGGGCAAACATTGACGCCGATCACGCCCGAAGGAATCGATGCGATCGAGTTGCTGGGGATCGACGAGACGCAGGGCCTCGCTTATGTGATCGCCTCGCCGGAGAACGCCACGCAGCGGTATTTGTACACCGCGTCGCTGACCGGTAACCAGTGGCAGCGGCTGACTCCAGACGACCAACCGGGGACGCATAGCTACCAGCTGTCGGCCGATCGCCAGTTCGCTTTCCACACCTATTCGACAATCAACACGCCGCCGCAGACCGACCTGATTTCGTTGCCCGATCACAAGCGGATCGAAATGCTGGAGGCGAACGATGCGCTGCGGAAGAAGCTGGCGAAACGGAAACTGCCCAAGGCGGAGCTGTTCCGCGTGCCGATCGGCGACGGAGTCGAACTGGATGCGTGGTGCATCAATCCGCCCAACCACAAGCCGCGAAAAAAGTATCCGCTGTTGCTCTACGTCTATGGCGAACCGGCGGGGACGACGGTCCGCGACCGCTGGGGCGGATCGAGTTTCTTGTGGCATCAAATGCTGGCACAGCAAGGATATGTCGTGATCAGCATCGACAATCGCGGCACGCCTCAGCCGCGGGGACGCGATTGGCGAAAGAGCATCTATCGCAAGATCGGCATCAACGCGCCGGAGGACCAAGCCGCCGCGGTCCGTCAGATTTTGAAGGAGCGCAAGGATATCGATCCCGATCGCGTTGGCATCTGGGGTTGGAGCGGTGGTGGTTCGATGTCGCTGTGCGCGATCTTCAAATTCCCCGACCTCTACAAGACAGCGATCGCGATCGCGCCGGTTCCCAACCACCGCTACTACGACACGATCTATCAAGAGCGGTACATGGGATTACCCAGCGACAACGTCGACGGATATCAAGAGGGTTCGCCGATCACACACGCCCAGAAACTGGAGGGCAATCTGTTGTTGATCCATGGCACCGGCGACGACAACTGTCACTATGCGACCAGCGAGATGTTGATCAACGAATTGATTCGGCACAACAAGCCGTTCGACATGTGGGCCTACCCGAACCGTTCGCACAGCATCTCCGAAGGAAAAAATACGACGCGGCATTTGCGGGCGTTGATGACGCGGTACCTCAACGACAAACTTCCCGCGGGCGGACGATAA
- a CDS encoding KpsF/GutQ family sugar-phosphate isomerase, producing MSAQPIPKPANDSLAAATPIEQLRFARNVIRVEGQHLTRLAAEIDQRIVTAANQLLACKGSVIISGIGKAGIIGQKLSATLSSTGTRSHFLHSAEAVHGDLGKVQTDDVVVVLSHSGKTEEVVRLLPALAAQSQSLIAITASASSPLGQGVDLVIEIGSTQEVCTLGLAPSTSTTAMLAVCDALALLTSELRGFTSSDFARYHPGGSLGQKLSSVDDVMRPVGQCRIASDSTSVRDVLVMNSKSGRRSGAVMLTDQEGRLSGIFTDSDLARLLERRRERALDGPIVEVMSSQVTRVRSGSLLADAIQILAQRRISELPVTDANQRPVGLIDITDIVSLLPNDEPNPPQILPMRPQV from the coding sequence ATGAGTGCCCAACCGATCCCCAAGCCTGCGAACGATTCGCTGGCCGCCGCGACGCCGATCGAACAGTTGCGGTTTGCCCGCAATGTGATCCGCGTCGAGGGACAACACTTGACCCGATTGGCTGCGGAAATCGACCAACGGATTGTCACCGCTGCAAATCAATTACTCGCCTGCAAAGGTTCGGTGATCATCTCGGGGATCGGCAAAGCGGGAATCATCGGCCAAAAACTATCGGCGACCCTGTCGAGCACCGGCACCCGTTCGCACTTCCTGCATTCGGCTGAAGCGGTTCACGGCGACTTGGGCAAGGTCCAAACTGACGACGTGGTCGTAGTGCTTTCGCACAGCGGAAAGACCGAAGAGGTCGTCCGCCTGCTGCCCGCCTTGGCCGCTCAATCTCAGTCGTTGATCGCGATCACCGCCTCGGCCAGCAGTCCTCTCGGGCAAGGCGTCGACCTCGTGATCGAGATCGGTTCGACGCAGGAGGTCTGCACGCTGGGACTGGCCCCATCGACAAGCACCACGGCGATGCTGGCGGTCTGCGATGCCTTGGCTCTGTTGACCAGCGAACTCCGCGGATTCACCTCCAGCGATTTCGCTCGCTACCATCCCGGCGGCAGCCTCGGACAAAAACTCTCTTCCGTCGACGACGTGATGCGACCGGTTGGGCAATGCCGGATCGCATCGGACAGCACTTCGGTCCGCGACGTGTTGGTGATGAACAGCAAATCGGGAAGACGATCCGGCGCGGTGATGCTGACCGATCAAGAGGGACGCCTGTCGGGAATCTTTACCGACAGCGATTTGGCTCGTCTATTGGAACGCCGTCGCGAGCGAGCGTTGGACGGGCCGATCGTCGAAGTGATGTCGAGCCAGGTGACGCGCGTCCGCAGCGGTTCGTTGCTCGCCGATGCGATTCAAATCCTCGCCCAGCGAAGGATCAGCGAACTTCCAGTCACCGATGCAAATCAACGACCCGTTGGTCTGATCGACATCACCGACATCGTCAGTTTGTTGCCCAACGACGAACCCAATCCGCCTCAGATCCTGCCCATGCGTCCCCAGGTTTGA
- a CDS encoding KdsC family phosphatase codes for MKSDSEIAAPIKLILSDVDGVLTNGQIIYDAAGFETKAFHVRDGLGIKLWQRAGFSFGIITARNSEIVTRRAEELGITFLRQGCQQKWDAAVELMQEAGCGPEQTAYIGDDLPDLAVMTRVALPVCVSDAASDVRKAATWITKLPGGTGAVREMIERLLHAKSKWDSLVVQR; via the coding sequence ATGAAATCGGATAGCGAAATCGCAGCTCCCATTAAGTTGATCCTGTCGGATGTCGACGGCGTGTTGACCAATGGGCAGATCATCTACGACGCGGCGGGCTTCGAAACGAAAGCCTTCCATGTCCGCGATGGCTTGGGGATCAAGCTGTGGCAGCGAGCGGGGTTCTCGTTTGGGATCATCACCGCGCGGAACAGCGAGATCGTTACGCGTCGCGCCGAGGAACTGGGGATCACCTTCCTGCGGCAAGGCTGCCAACAGAAGTGGGACGCCGCCGTCGAACTGATGCAAGAGGCGGGATGTGGCCCCGAACAGACGGCTTACATTGGCGACGACCTGCCCGATCTGGCGGTCATGACACGTGTCGCTTTACCGGTTTGTGTGTCCGACGCGGCCAGCGATGTTCGCAAGGCGGCGACGTGGATCACTAAGCTGCCCGGCGGAACGGGCGCCGTCCGCGAAATGATCGAACGCTTGCTGCACGCTAAATCAAAATGGGATTCGCTGGTCGTTCAGCGTTAG
- a CDS encoding 3-keto-disaccharide hydrolase encodes MQATTNIAALLLSAFLISGAAIGQDDDQWTDLFNGEDTTGWSNPYEWGEINVVDGEIHLTASKKFFLVTDKKYDDFVFEGEVMIPEGQANSGFMFRCHSEKNKVYGYQAECDGSDRRWSGGLYDESRRGWIWPSIKGRTKEAKFLEHAEESQAYFKKPEVAGALDRNGWNKYRITCQGDSLKIEVNGVVTTEIEDDTDASGFIAIQHHGEKGQTYRFRNLRIKELKPQS; translated from the coding sequence ATGCAAGCAACGACCAATATCGCAGCCCTGCTACTCTCGGCATTCCTGATCTCCGGCGCGGCGATCGGACAGGATGACGATCAATGGACCGACCTCTTTAACGGCGAAGACACGACGGGCTGGAGCAACCCGTACGAATGGGGCGAGATCAACGTCGTCGACGGCGAGATCCATCTGACTGCTTCAAAGAAGTTTTTCCTGGTCACCGACAAGAAATACGACGACTTCGTCTTCGAGGGCGAAGTGATGATCCCCGAGGGGCAAGCGAATTCGGGCTTCATGTTCCGCTGTCACTCGGAAAAGAACAAAGTCTACGGTTACCAAGCCGAATGCGACGGATCGGATCGCCGCTGGTCCGGCGGTCTGTATGACGAGAGCCGCCGCGGTTGGATCTGGCCGAGCATCAAGGGCCGCACCAAAGAAGCGAAGTTCCTGGAGCATGCCGAAGAATCGCAAGCCTACTTCAAGAAGCCCGAAGTCGCGGGAGCGCTTGATCGCAACGGCTGGAACAAATACCGGATCACTTGCCAAGGCGACTCGCTGAAGATTGAAGTCAACGGCGTCGTCACGACCGAGATCGAGGACGACACCGATGCGAGTGGATTCATCGCGATCCAACATCATGGCGAAAAAGGACAGACCTACCGCTTCCGCAATCTGCGGATCAAGGAACTGAAGCCGCAGAGCTAG
- a CDS encoding glycosyltransferase: MIAIALASLCLLLTGIPAAMIAWNLCCFRRLPTNVDDRPSPVSVLIPARNEAAGIAATLEYLLASDGVDLEVVVLDDDSQDATAAIVAEFAERDSRVRICRSGTLPRDWNGKQFACWQLSKLARHDRWLFLDADVQVAPDAIARLSHNLDRRAESPQPLALLSSFPHQETVGWIETAIVPLMHFVLLGFLPIWRMQRTTDPAYAAGCGQMFMTDRHAYELAGGHAAIAASRHDGIKLPRAYRQAELMTDVIDGTDLASVRMYRSGSEVIDGVMKNADEALARPALIVPVTLFCLAPLAAAIALIVFAVAGKWIACAIGAFAFCVATLSRVASVRRFRQPLASAWLHPFALVLFAVLQWIALWRHIRGRRVAWRGRIES, from the coding sequence GTGATCGCGATCGCATTGGCTAGTCTTTGTCTACTGTTGACCGGAATTCCCGCGGCGATGATCGCTTGGAATCTCTGCTGTTTCCGACGCCTTCCGACCAACGTCGACGATCGCCCCTCGCCCGTCAGCGTGCTGATCCCGGCGCGGAACGAAGCGGCCGGGATCGCGGCGACCTTGGAATATCTGTTGGCCAGCGATGGCGTCGATCTGGAAGTCGTTGTCCTGGACGACGATTCCCAAGACGCGACCGCAGCGATTGTCGCGGAGTTCGCCGAGCGAGACTCGCGGGTGCGGATCTGCCGCAGCGGGACGTTGCCACGCGATTGGAACGGTAAGCAGTTTGCCTGTTGGCAGTTATCGAAGCTGGCTCGCCACGACCGATGGCTGTTTTTAGATGCCGATGTCCAAGTCGCCCCCGATGCGATCGCTAGACTTTCGCACAACCTGGATCGCCGCGCAGAGAGCCCGCAACCGCTGGCACTTTTGAGCAGCTTCCCGCACCAAGAAACCGTCGGTTGGATCGAAACGGCGATCGTTCCACTTATGCATTTTGTCCTGTTGGGATTCCTGCCGATCTGGCGAATGCAACGCACAACCGATCCCGCTTACGCCGCCGGATGTGGGCAGATGTTTATGACCGACCGCCATGCGTATGAATTGGCGGGGGGCCACGCCGCGATCGCTGCTTCGCGGCACGATGGGATCAAATTGCCGAGAGCTTATCGGCAGGCGGAGTTGATGACCGACGTGATCGATGGGACCGACCTGGCGAGCGTACGGATGTACCGCAGCGGGTCGGAGGTGATCGATGGCGTGATGAAAAACGCCGACGAAGCGCTCGCCCGGCCAGCGTTGATCGTCCCCGTGACGCTCTTCTGCTTAGCACCGCTTGCTGCGGCGATCGCCTTGATCGTGTTTGCGGTCGCGGGCAAGTGGATTGCCTGTGCGATCGGGGCCTTTGCTTTTTGTGTCGCAACGCTGTCGCGGGTCGCTTCGGTCCGTCGGTTTCGCCAACCGCTGGCATCGGCGTGGTTGCATCCCTTTGCGTTGGTGCTGTTTGCGGTGCTGCAATGGATCGCTTTGTGGCGACACATCCGCGGTCGCCGAGTCGCCTGGCGCGGCCGAATCGAATCTTAG
- a CDS encoding DUF1559 family PulG-like putative transporter has product MPRVREPQITSPCTKLCRLDRQGICSGCGRTKNEIGGWTAVSSTEQLEIVRLAKLRLPKLQAAGFTLIELLVVIAIIGILVALLLPAVQAAREAARKMSCKNNLHQQGIALHNYHDVHQTLPTGCIEWRSWGAPATQRQFAWSAMLLPFLEQQNVHAQIDWSLPYDAAENLPAASTRLSVYECPSAIEQPVTRGRTDYGGIYGERIVDTDPEDGIFLYERSVRFRDIRDGLTQTLAVAEDVGGPDSEWINGRNVFVQAYGINDPDAWIGDNEIRSLHSGGATVLFADGRTILMAETIDKQLLGKLITRGKGEVVDSSVY; this is encoded by the coding sequence ATGCCACGCGTTAGGGAACCACAGATCACATCGCCGTGCACCAAGCTGTGCCGGTTGGATCGCCAAGGGATTTGCAGCGGATGTGGCCGCACAAAAAATGAAATCGGCGGTTGGACAGCCGTCTCATCGACAGAACAACTGGAAATCGTTCGGCTGGCCAAATTGCGGCTGCCCAAGCTCCAAGCTGCCGGATTCACCTTGATCGAATTGCTGGTCGTGATCGCGATCATCGGGATCTTGGTGGCGCTGCTGTTGCCTGCCGTCCAAGCGGCTCGCGAAGCCGCTCGCAAGATGAGCTGCAAGAACAACTTACATCAGCAGGGAATCGCTCTGCACAACTACCACGATGTGCATCAAACGCTGCCCACCGGATGTATCGAGTGGCGGTCTTGGGGCGCACCGGCAACGCAGCGGCAATTCGCCTGGTCGGCGATGCTGTTGCCCTTCTTGGAACAACAAAACGTCCACGCCCAAATCGATTGGTCGCTGCCGTACGACGCCGCCGAAAATCTGCCCGCCGCGTCGACGCGGCTGAGCGTCTACGAATGCCCCTCGGCGATCGAGCAGCCTGTGACGCGAGGCAGGACCGACTACGGCGGCATCTACGGCGAACGGATCGTCGACACCGATCCCGAAGACGGCATCTTCCTGTACGAGCGGTCGGTGCGGTTTCGCGACATTCGCGATGGCTTAACTCAAACGCTTGCTGTCGCCGAAGACGTCGGCGGCCCGGACAGCGAATGGATCAATGGCCGCAACGTCTTTGTGCAAGCTTACGGGATCAACGATCCCGACGCCTGGATCGGCGACAACGAGATCCGCAGTCTGCACAGCGGCGGGGCGACGGTGCTGTTTGCCGATGGCCGAACGATCTTGATGGCCGAAACGATCGACAAACAGCTGCTTGGAAAACTGATCACGCGCGGCAAGGGCGAAGTTGTCGACTCCAGCGTCTACTGA